In Tautonia marina, the DNA window GCGGGCGGCGAGGGTCTTTGGTCCGGACTCCAGACGATCGCGGAGCGCCTTGACGCGGCGGTGCAGGTCGTGAAGTCCGCGGAGGTCGTCAACGGTCGCGGGCATCGGGGTCGGGCTCCTTCGGGACGATGGGGACGGTGGGGACAGGATCGGGCAGAGACCGCGCCCTTGGCAACAAAAAAACCGCCGGTCGCCTCGGGGCGACCGGCGGTTCAGGTGTCCGGTGTCAACCGGTACTTTCCAGGAAGCCTTCCAACTGGCGGCTTCGAACCGGATGTTGCAGCTTTCGAACGGCCTTGGCCTCAATCTGCCGCACCCGCTCTCGGGTGACCTTGAAGATGCGGCCGACTTCTTCGAGCGTATAGGTGTAACCGTCGCCCAGGCCGTAGCGGAGTTTGATGATCTCGCGTTCCCGGTAAGTCAAGGTCTTCAGGACCGCGTCGATCTTCTCCTTGAGCATTTCCTGGGTGGCGGCGTTGATCGGGCTCTCGGCGGCCTCGTCCTCGATGAAGTCGCCGAAGTAGCTGTCCTCGCTCTCGCCGACCGGGCGGTCGAGTGAGATCGGGTGCCGGCTGATCTTCATCACGCGGCGGGTTTCCTCGACCGAGATGTTGGCGACCTTGGCCATTTCCTCGATCGTCGGCTCGCGGCCTTTCTCCTGGAGCAGCTTCTTCGAGACGTTGCGCAGCTTCGACATCGTCTCGATCATGTGCACCGGAATGCGGATCGTGCGAGCCTGGTCGGCAATGGCCCGGGTAATCGCCTGGCGAATCCACCAGGTGGCATAGGTCGAGAACTTGTAGCCGCGACGATATTCGTACTTGTCCACGGCCCGCATCAGGCCGGTGTTCCCTTCCTGAATCAGGTCGAGGAACGAGAGGCCGCGGTTGCGGTACTTCTTGGCGATTGAGACGACCAGGCGAAGGTTGCCGCCGGAGAGTTCGCGCTTGGCCTGCTCGTATTCCTTGTACCGCTCGTTCATCAAGGTGACGCGCCGGGTGAGGCTCCGGGGCGTCTCCAGGGTCATGATCATCAGGTCCTTGAGCTCTTTCTGGAGGTTGGCCAGGTCGTCCTGGTTCCCCCGGCCGGCCAGGACAAGATCGCGCTGGGCGAGGATCTCATTCAACCGGGCGGCGATCTGCTCAAGCCGCTTCATCAGCGGCTGGACCTTCTGCGTGCGGATCGACAGTTCTTCGACGAGCGTGACGGCCTTGCGGCGACGGCGGGCCAGATCGACACGAAGGACGCGGGCGGTGTCCGGGTCGTCCTTGGCTCGGATGTAGGCGCGGAAGTCGCGGAGGTTGCAGTCCATCAAGTGATCCAGCGTGGCCAGATTCGGCTTCATCCGCTGGAGGATCTGTTCCTTCTCAAGGTTCTCGGTGACGGAGACCTTGACGGTGCGGTCGAAGGGCAGCTCACCGGAATCGACTTTTTTGAGCACATCGACCACCAGCCGCAGGGCGTAGTCGCATTCGAGGACCTTGCGACGGAACTTGCGGCGAGTGATCTCGATCCGCTTGGCCAGATTGATTTCCTGGTCGCGGGTCAGGAGCGGAATCTCACCCATCTGGGTCAGATACATGCGAACCGGGTCGTCGATCCGTCGCGAGATCTCGTCGAGATCCTCGGGGGTCAACTCGCCGTCGTCATCATCCTCGGCCTGATCGTCGATCACCTCGTCGTCGGCATCGTCACCCAGATCGCCGGCATCCACCAGCCGGGCCTCGGCCTCTTCCTCGTTCAGCAGGTCAACGCCCAGTTCGTCGAGTCGTTCGAGCAACTCGTGGAGCTTCTCGGGGCTGCTGGAAATCTCATCCGGCAACTGGTCGTTGAGCTGATCGTAGGTGAGAAACCCTCGCCGCTTACCCAGCTCGAGGAGCGTCTTGAAACCCTCGTCCAGCTTTTCCATCGACACACTCTCCTAGGGGGAACCGACGTCGGGTCAAGACGCGTCGGACGATTTCTTGGTGGAGGCCAGCCGCAAGAGCTCTTGATTCAGGCGCATCTTTTCCCGCCAGAGTTCGCGGTACGACTCGGGCTCGTCGGCGAGGTTGATCTCGGCCAGGGCACCTTCGAGGTCACGGAGGCGGTCGCGACAGGCACGCTCGGCCAGCCGCGGCAAGAGACTGGCCAGGCGTTCGCGCCAGGGCCGGGGCAGATAACGACCGTTGACGTACCGCTCCGAGAGCGGCCTGGGGTCGATCGGAGACACCAGCGAGGCCACCAGGCTCCGCACGCTCGGGTCGTCGAGTCGAGACGACACCTCCGAGACACTCGCCTCCCGGCCTTCGCCGTACAGGTCGTAACAGACCTGAAGGATCGTCCGGAGGGGGGCATCGCGCAGTGACGTCACTTCAACCCGGGTAATGACCCAAGACACCACGGAAGGCTCGTTCAAAAGAACTTCGATCAATTCTCGACCCAGGGGATCAAGGTCCCCGGGACGAATGACCGGCGGTGGGGCCGCCTCGCTCGCTTCGGGCACGCGACCGGCCGTGACCGGCGCGTCCTTGTCTTGTTCATAGCTTACATGATGATGCGCCGGTCGGTCGGGCCGTCGGCGCTTCTTCAGGTCACGTCGCAACGTCTCGACCGGCAAGCGAAGCCGCTGCGCCAGGCGATCGAGCGCCTTGGCCGCCTTCAGGTCCAGCCCGGCCCGCCCTCGGTGCGAGGGCATCCGGGCCAGCAGGTCGAGCACAGTGTCGGCCGCGCGACGCGCCCCATCGAGATCTTCGAGGTTGAAGGCCGAGGCGGCCCGATCGACCACGTGATCCAAGGGGTCGGAGGCCTGATCGACCAGGGCGAGCATCGCGTCCGCCCCTTCGCCGAGCAGGAAATCGCAGGGATCGAGTCCTTTCGGAAGCGTCAGGACCCGCACGTCAATCTCGTGATTCAGGAACAGCTCCAGCGAGCGATCGGCGGCCTTCTGCCCCGCCTCGTCGCCATCGAAGACCAAAACGGCCCGATCGGCCAGCCGTCGCAAGGCCCTCACGTGGTCGTCACCGAGCGCCGTGCCGAGCGTGCCGACAACATTGGCCAGGCCGACCTGATGCGCGGCCACCACGTCGGTATACCCCTCGACCACGGCCACCCACCCTTGCTTCCGGGCGGCCTCGCGGGCCAGATCGACGGCGTAAAGGTTCCGACGCTTCTGGAAAAGCGGCGTTTCCGGCGT includes these proteins:
- the rpoD gene encoding RNA polymerase sigma factor RpoD, encoding MEKLDEGFKTLLELGKRRGFLTYDQLNDQLPDEISSSPEKLHELLERLDELGVDLLNEEEAEARLVDAGDLGDDADDEVIDDQAEDDDDGELTPEDLDEISRRIDDPVRMYLTQMGEIPLLTRDQEINLAKRIEITRRKFRRKVLECDYALRLVVDVLKKVDSGELPFDRTVKVSVTENLEKEQILQRMKPNLATLDHLMDCNLRDFRAYIRAKDDPDTARVLRVDLARRRRKAVTLVEELSIRTQKVQPLMKRLEQIAARLNEILAQRDLVLAGRGNQDDLANLQKELKDLMIMTLETPRSLTRRVTLMNERYKEYEQAKRELSGGNLRLVVSIAKKYRNRGLSFLDLIQEGNTGLMRAVDKYEYRRGYKFSTYATWWIRQAITRAIADQARTIRIPVHMIETMSKLRNVSKKLLQEKGREPTIEEMAKVANISVEETRRVMKISRHPISLDRPVGESEDSYFGDFIEDEAAESPINAATQEMLKEKIDAVLKTLTYREREIIKLRYGLGDGYTYTLEEVGRIFKVTRERVRQIEAKAVRKLQHPVRSRQLEGFLESTG
- the dnaG gene encoding DNA primase, encoding MSSLQPIRDCDLNLWEFPVPRHSEATLAAIKGAIDLVSLIGEYLPLHRAGSKFKALCPFHDDHHPSLEINPERQTYKCWSCGAGGDIFDFVKDYERVEFPEALRMLADRAGVALDNPSTATATSGPSKSDLLAACDWAERAFRTALVGSDEARGYLERRGILAASIDRFGIGFAPDRRDWLLARGRREGYDETLLERAGLAARSERDGSLRDRFRGRVIFPIRDIRGRAIGFGGRILPDVEKRMAESGLGVAKYLNTPETPLFQKRRNLYAVDLAREAARKQGWVAVVEGYTDVVAAHQVGLANVVGTLGTALGDDHVRALRRLADRAVLVFDGDEAGQKAADRSLELFLNHEIDVRVLTLPKGLDPCDFLLGEGADAMLALVDQASDPLDHVVDRAASAFNLEDLDGARRAADTVLDLLARMPSHRGRAGLDLKAAKALDRLAQRLRLPVETLRRDLKKRRRPDRPAHHHVSYEQDKDAPVTAGRVPEASEAAPPPVIRPGDLDPLGRELIEVLLNEPSVVSWVITRVEVTSLRDAPLRTILQVCYDLYGEGREASVSEVSSRLDDPSVRSLVASLVSPIDPRPLSERYVNGRYLPRPWRERLASLLPRLAERACRDRLRDLEGALAEINLADEPESYRELWREKMRLNQELLRLASTKKSSDAS